The Sporocytophaga myxococcoides DSM 11118 genome window below encodes:
- a CDS encoding TetR/AcrR family transcriptional regulator, with the protein MVETSSNTDNVKVNLILDAAMKRFGYYGLAKTTMAEIASDVGMSKASIYYYFADKDALFQAVVKREQDGFISSIKKEVVDNKDSAKNKLVQYVDKRHEYFLNVYVNLGKIKMSMENVKPLLGNLLNDFFQSEVALVSEILREGVNNNEFGDIDVSEYADLFIATMNGLRSITIKNKDSYQLEQSDFDLIEKRIKSLNEIFITGILKNK; encoded by the coding sequence ATGGTCGAAACTTCTTCAAATACGGATAATGTCAAAGTGAATTTAATTCTGGATGCAGCAATGAAACGCTTTGGTTATTATGGACTTGCGAAGACGACCATGGCGGAAATTGCATCGGATGTCGGAATGTCCAAGGCATCCATTTACTATTATTTTGCAGATAAGGATGCTTTGTTTCAGGCAGTTGTGAAAAGGGAGCAGGACGGATTCATTAGCAGTATTAAAAAGGAAGTTGTTGACAATAAAGACTCAGCAAAAAATAAGCTTGTTCAATATGTAGATAAAAGACATGAATATTTTTTGAATGTGTATGTGAATCTTGGTAAAATTAAAATGTCCATGGAGAATGTAAAACCTCTGTTAGGGAACCTCCTGAATGATTTTTTCCAATCAGAAGTAGCATTGGTTTCTGAAATTTTGAGAGAAGGGGTAAACAATAATGAGTTTGGGGATATTGATGTCTCTGAATATGCTGATTTGTTTATCGCAACGATGAATGGGTTGAGAAGCATTACAATCAAAAACAAAGACTCTTATCAGCTTGAACAAAGCGATTTTGATTTGATTGAAAAACGCATCAAAAGCCTGAATGAAATTTTTATTACAGGAATACTTAAAAACAAATAA
- a CDS encoding gliding motility-associated C-terminal domain-containing protein, which translates to MVQFDPFKKGSFFFLRIVFASIFLIFTGFCNAGTFTWRNPSANYEWENPQNWVGSSGAAVPVNGNNKVVFTSTDEVIIVSSNNIPNLNSNQSVGVFRVNSGSLAISSGFALNINGNFIAAAGISITGTGGIINAGSQSIPVIVSLGGSNTASSIEPKLNLYVNSVALYRNTFLSSVYVKYLGTGSTITGGNTYSEVTTFESGGTSLFRVGNSNITGLIETFSKDVIINVTGSGGFDTYTDICKFNGNILLDNVVSTAGIRFGTAATPKGVSELASGKIISVQNFSKGFLGLSNFHQVGSTSQTLDLSGDAGIILGVNSLYDGILSCTASVVRIDGGYYNSDVNIINKGSSGTICIGTAYFNGSFTFDNQGTGTCNLSTNSGNIYTFIGTATFINSNNGTIEISYNSGSMSTFSGLAKFENKGALGSIRLGNVGDVDFKGNIELRSSSSGNIVIGNFGTINLGNSVKLSVPEDGFISGVLYLGKVIQKDVTDQEIKLTGTSTFVFYGNGVYRGKIVVESPNLNINNGTFYGVVELTKSGTSSNNSNGTVVFESDFLLNNKGTIGIGSVNTGNYTFKGNCTFNNLGTGTIYITLYGSTSTFKPKEGESNKLIKLYNAQTGSLYLGWSGIVNVDADLLLANLSTGTISLGGATINLSNDSHINIESFNSGFLSMSNVKQTQQGVSYPEINLNLTGSRFAIGGSELYSNINVTCSHLTFSSTVFHNTADFTMLGNLSTNESFSLGKNIFESTFNLTNNSIRNFSFGLNAENSGDIFKGHFILNKINSGAIYPSNLGISEYHGDITYNTALGKIPDLFGNGGGKTVFNGGNAQAINGNYTNLAFSSNGGIKIEKESNHVTLNIPLNVMGTVEFVKGNFLTVPTTFFGFSGTNQTGEGASNQSFVEGKVRRLGISAFTFPVGKSGKYRPVKISAPGGSSNTEIYVEYFNQGPIGNLFTSPLMDISECEFWNINTTVGNPFSLTLGWDADACTPINPNVISVARYVSGAWKSEGNNNVTANYDVGSVTSNVLNFLGNYNFTLGYRSKAFINTYNVNPTTYKVTAGAEKFKFPYFTSGYNGTNNGVAKIHPDLNSTSVLVDINEGSTNASYNFELQTDASSNFTKVLGKKNGTFYGLSDKLYTINNNTITFYKDGTPSNESELNILTNLEGGLVFMPSNPAPNNVFKITVPNLSNTKLEVLNASGVTVYPESNSLQWDGKDTNGEACVNGTYRFIIKVNGTVTYKGQLILKRM; encoded by the coding sequence ATGGTACAATTTGATCCATTTAAAAAGGGATCATTCTTTTTTTTGAGAATTGTTTTCGCGAGTATATTCTTGATTTTTACAGGATTTTGTAATGCCGGTACTTTTACTTGGAGAAATCCTTCAGCTAATTATGAATGGGAGAACCCTCAAAACTGGGTAGGAAGCAGTGGAGCTGCTGTACCTGTTAATGGAAATAACAAGGTAGTATTTACTTCTACTGATGAAGTTATTATCGTATCATCCAATAATATTCCGAATCTTAATTCAAATCAATCAGTTGGAGTTTTCAGAGTTAACTCCGGAAGTTTAGCTATCAGTAGTGGTTTTGCACTGAATATCAATGGTAATTTTATTGCCGCAGCTGGTATTTCAATTACGGGAACAGGTGGGATAATTAATGCGGGAAGTCAGAGTATTCCGGTAATAGTATCACTTGGAGGAAGCAATACTGCTTCCTCAATTGAGCCAAAGTTGAATTTATACGTAAATTCAGTTGCACTTTATAGAAATACCTTTCTGAGTTCAGTTTATGTCAAATATTTAGGAACAGGTAGTACAATAACAGGCGGAAACACCTATTCAGAAGTAACTACTTTTGAATCTGGAGGGACCAGTCTTTTTAGAGTAGGAAATTCTAACATTACAGGTCTGATAGAAACGTTTTCAAAAGATGTAATAATAAATGTTACAGGTTCAGGAGGATTTGATACTTATACAGACATTTGTAAGTTTAACGGTAATATATTATTGGACAATGTTGTAAGTACCGCCGGCATAAGGTTTGGAACTGCAGCTACCCCAAAGGGTGTATCAGAATTGGCATCAGGTAAAATAATATCTGTACAAAATTTTTCAAAAGGATTTTTAGGGCTTTCTAATTTTCATCAGGTAGGGTCAACTTCTCAGACCTTAGATTTGTCAGGTGATGCCGGTATAATCCTTGGAGTTAATTCCCTTTATGATGGAATATTATCATGCACAGCATCTGTGGTAAGAATTGATGGGGGCTATTATAACTCTGATGTTAACATCATTAATAAAGGTTCAAGCGGTACCATCTGTATTGGTACTGCATATTTTAATGGAAGTTTTACATTTGATAATCAAGGAACTGGTACATGTAATTTAAGCACAAATTCGGGCAATATTTATACTTTTATAGGAACTGCTACTTTTATTAATTCAAATAATGGCACTATTGAAATTTCATATAATAGTGGTAGCATGTCAACTTTTTCAGGCCTGGCTAAATTTGAAAATAAGGGGGCTTTGGGTAGTATTAGGTTAGGAAATGTTGGAGATGTTGATTTCAAAGGTAATATAGAATTAAGAAGTTCATCTTCAGGGAATATTGTCATCGGAAACTTCGGGACGATCAATTTGGGAAATAGTGTAAAATTATCAGTCCCGGAAGATGGTTTTATTTCCGGAGTTCTATATCTGGGAAAAGTCATACAGAAGGATGTTACAGACCAGGAAATTAAATTAACAGGAACTAGTACATTTGTATTTTACGGAAATGGAGTTTATAGGGGGAAGATTGTTGTTGAAAGTCCCAATTTAAATATTAATAATGGAACATTTTATGGGGTTGTTGAACTAACAAAATCAGGAACATCATCAAATAACAGCAATGGGACAGTTGTTTTTGAATCTGACTTTTTACTAAATAACAAGGGGACTATCGGTATTGGATCTGTGAATACTGGTAACTATACTTTTAAAGGAAACTGTACATTCAATAATTTAGGTACTGGTACAATATATATAACTCTATACGGTAGTACATCAACTTTCAAACCTAAAGAAGGTGAATCAAATAAATTAATAAAACTATATAATGCACAAACAGGGAGTCTATATCTGGGATGGAGTGGCATTGTTAATGTTGATGCAGATCTATTATTAGCAAATTTATCTACTGGTACTATATCTTTAGGCGGAGCTACTATAAATTTATCTAACGATTCTCATATTAACATAGAATCTTTTAACTCAGGATTTCTTTCGATGTCCAATGTTAAGCAAACTCAACAAGGTGTATCTTATCCTGAAATTAATCTAAATCTTACAGGATCTAGATTTGCGATTGGAGGCAGTGAATTGTATAGTAATATTAATGTTACATGTTCTCACCTGACTTTTAGCAGTACAGTATTTCATAATACAGCTGATTTTACAATGTTAGGAAATCTAAGTACCAATGAAAGCTTCAGCTTGGGTAAAAATATTTTTGAATCAACTTTTAACCTAACTAATAATTCTATAAGGAATTTTTCCTTTGGATTAAATGCTGAAAATTCAGGAGATATATTTAAAGGTCACTTCATTCTTAATAAAATTAATTCTGGCGCAATTTATCCCTCCAATTTAGGAATTTCTGAATATCATGGAGATATAACTTATAATACTGCTTTGGGAAAAATACCAGATCTTTTTGGCAATGGAGGAGGCAAAACAGTCTTTAATGGGGGCAATGCTCAGGCTATAAATGGAAATTATACAAATTTAGCATTCTCTTCTAATGGTGGAATTAAGATAGAGAAGGAATCCAATCATGTTACATTAAATATTCCATTGAATGTAATGGGAACTGTTGAATTTGTAAAAGGGAATTTCTTAACGGTACCAACAACATTCTTTGGTTTTAGTGGAACAAATCAGACTGGTGAAGGAGCATCCAATCAAAGCTTTGTGGAAGGCAAAGTGAGGCGACTTGGTATAAGTGCATTTACATTTCCTGTTGGCAAATCCGGTAAATACAGGCCAGTTAAAATTAGTGCTCCAGGCGGGTCCTCAAATACTGAAATTTATGTAGAATATTTCAATCAAGGGCCTATTGGTAATTTATTCACTTCTCCCTTAATGGATATTAGCGAATGCGAATTTTGGAATATCAATACAACTGTGGGAAATCCTTTCTCCCTAACCCTCGGCTGGGATGCAGATGCTTGCACTCCGATCAATCCTAATGTAATCTCAGTCGCTCGTTATGTATCAGGAGCCTGGAAGAGTGAAGGCAATAACAATGTAACAGCAAACTATGACGTTGGTTCAGTTACTTCTAATGTGTTAAATTTTTTAGGCAATTATAATTTTACATTAGGCTATAGATCTAAAGCCTTTATCAATACTTACAATGTCAATCCGACAACCTACAAAGTAACGGCAGGAGCAGAGAAGTTTAAATTTCCATATTTCACCAGCGGTTATAATGGGACTAATAATGGAGTTGCAAAAATTCATCCTGATTTAAATTCAACATCTGTCCTAGTAGATATAAATGAAGGAAGTACGAATGCTTCCTATAATTTCGAACTTCAAACAGATGCTTCATCTAATTTTACTAAAGTTTTAGGTAAGAAGAATGGGACATTCTATGGTTTATCAGATAAGCTCTATACCATAAATAACAATACAATTACCTTTTATAAAGATGGGACTCCATCAAATGAGTCTGAACTCAATATCTTAACAAATCTTGAAGGAGGCCTTGTCTTTATGCCTTCTAATCCAGCACCTAATAATGTATTTAAGATAACAGTACCAAATTTAAGTAATACAAAGCTTGAAGTGCTCAATGCTTCAGGAGTTACGGTATATCCAGAAAGTAATTCTCTTCAATGGGATGGAAAAGATACCAATGGAGAAGCCTGTGTCAATGGTACATACAGATTTATTATAAAAGTAAACGGTACTGTTACTTATAAGGGACAGTTGATTCTTAAAAGGATGTAA
- a CDS encoding TolC family protein, with the protein MLPFKKRMIAAALIIAGLSSELSFAQSTKFLTLSEAVELCLQNNKQLKLNKVKVEAATASTVEARERRLPDLSGSANYLRLTKPTIGGPLGNTASPDINEAAYAMVNGSIPLFTGFRTKNGIESAKYLEEATKLDAENDKDAVIQNTVAAYSNLYKAQSTVSIVKENLKQAELRSADFENLEKNGVIARNDLLRVQLQQSNVQLALLDAESNQRLANLNMNIMLGLDENTQLQLDSTSFVEVTDARTFSDFEQVALTNRHDLAALRYREQSASSGIKIAKADYFPSLKITGGYFAANIPNLFTISNAWNAGLGVSYNVASLWKTGAKVKSAKIRLAEVKASQDLMSDRVKIEVAQAFEGYVLSKKKIEVYAQALEQATENNRITKNKYRNNLVTTTDLLDAFVQQLLANLDYANSKADAAVAYRRLLQTSGVANNEPKK; encoded by the coding sequence ATGCTGCCATTTAAAAAACGAATGATCGCCGCTGCATTAATTATCGCAGGGCTAAGTTCAGAGTTATCTTTCGCTCAGAGTACAAAATTTCTTACTCTAAGTGAGGCTGTAGAATTGTGTTTGCAGAATAATAAACAGCTTAAACTTAATAAAGTAAAGGTGGAAGCTGCTACTGCTTCAACTGTGGAAGCGAGAGAGAGGCGACTACCTGATCTGAGTGGGAGCGCAAACTATTTACGATTGACAAAACCCACCATTGGTGGTCCTCTGGGCAATACGGCATCTCCTGATATCAATGAGGCAGCTTATGCAATGGTAAATGGCTCAATACCTTTATTTACAGGCTTCAGAACTAAAAATGGTATAGAGTCAGCCAAGTACCTTGAAGAAGCAACAAAACTAGATGCGGAGAATGATAAGGATGCTGTTATTCAAAATACTGTTGCAGCCTATAGTAATCTATATAAAGCTCAGTCAACTGTTTCAATAGTAAAAGAAAATCTGAAACAGGCTGAACTGAGATCTGCTGATTTTGAAAATCTTGAAAAGAATGGTGTTATAGCCAGAAACGATCTCCTGAGAGTACAGCTTCAACAGTCTAATGTTCAGCTAGCACTGCTGGATGCTGAAAGCAATCAGAGACTTGCAAATCTTAATATGAACATTATGCTGGGGCTTGATGAAAATACGCAGCTTCAACTGGACAGCACATCTTTCGTGGAAGTTACTGATGCAAGAACATTTTCTGATTTTGAACAGGTTGCGCTAACTAACAGACACGATCTTGCAGCTCTTAGATATAGAGAACAGTCAGCATCATCAGGAATTAAAATTGCAAAGGCAGATTATTTCCCTTCTTTAAAAATAACAGGCGGGTATTTCGCAGCTAATATCCCAAATCTGTTTACCATTTCGAATGCATGGAATGCAGGACTTGGAGTAAGTTATAATGTGGCTTCACTATGGAAAACGGGAGCAAAAGTGAAGTCTGCTAAAATCCGTCTGGCTGAGGTTAAAGCCAGTCAGGACTTGATGAGTGATAGAGTGAAAATAGAAGTTGCTCAGGCTTTTGAAGGATATGTTCTAAGCAAAAAGAAGATTGAAGTATATGCTCAGGCGCTAGAACAGGCAACTGAAAACAATAGAATAACAAAAAATAAATATCGCAATAACCTGGTCACTACAACAGATCTGCTGGATGCTTTTGTACAACAATTGCTGGCCAACCTGGACTATGCTAATTCCAAAGCAGATGCAGCGGTGGCATATCGCAGGCTTTTACAAACTTCAGGTGTTGCTAATAACGAACCTAAAAAATAA
- a CDS encoding HlyD family secretion protein, which produces METTEIVENKSSKKMKVENATNDQVAVKKKNKTFAIILVVLVALGGYYGVSKYVHGQNNEETEDAQVNGNISPVIPRIAGYISSVRIKDNQLVKKGDTLVILDDREMKIKVMQAQAALDNAKSSLSVAHANTSAAAANTVSSQSNISTAEANIEAAKVRLWRAEKDFARYSDLIKDHSITEVQYEQALAEKQTAERQLKILEDQKRSTESQSKAVASQSNATVQQIKVASSVIKQREADLDNALLNLSYTVIVAQADGQVSAINLEPGQLVQAGQQLCNIVVSDKVWVTANFKETQLEKMKIGQSVTVEVDAFPHHKFEAKVASFSPATGSRFALLPPDNASGNFVKVVQRVPVRIELSNNDPMVKDLRPGMNVIAEVHFKE; this is translated from the coding sequence ATGGAAACTACTGAAATTGTCGAAAATAAATCTTCGAAAAAAATGAAAGTTGAGAATGCCACCAATGACCAGGTGGCTGTTAAAAAGAAAAATAAAACTTTTGCTATAATCCTTGTAGTCCTTGTCGCTCTTGGAGGCTATTATGGAGTTAGTAAATATGTTCATGGTCAAAACAATGAAGAGACGGAAGATGCTCAGGTAAACGGAAATATAAGTCCGGTTATTCCCCGTATTGCAGGTTACATCTCTTCTGTAAGGATAAAAGATAACCAGCTTGTAAAAAAAGGAGATACCCTGGTTATTCTTGATGATCGTGAAATGAAAATTAAGGTTATGCAAGCTCAGGCTGCTCTTGATAATGCGAAAAGCAGTTTATCTGTAGCTCATGCTAATACAAGTGCTGCGGCTGCTAACACAGTTTCATCTCAATCCAATATCAGTACTGCTGAGGCTAATATAGAAGCTGCAAAGGTTCGTCTATGGAGAGCTGAGAAAGACTTTGCCCGTTATTCAGATTTGATCAAAGATCATTCTATCACTGAGGTACAATATGAGCAGGCTCTTGCGGAAAAGCAGACAGCGGAGCGTCAGCTGAAAATATTGGAAGATCAGAAAAGATCAACAGAAAGTCAGTCTAAGGCTGTAGCTTCTCAATCTAATGCTACTGTGCAACAGATTAAAGTTGCTTCTTCTGTAATCAAACAAAGAGAAGCTGATCTTGATAATGCGTTGTTGAATCTTTCTTATACAGTAATTGTAGCTCAGGCTGACGGACAAGTATCTGCTATAAACCTTGAGCCAGGCCAGCTGGTGCAGGCAGGACAGCAATTGTGCAATATTGTTGTAAGTGATAAAGTCTGGGTAACAGCAAACTTCAAAGAAACTCAGCTTGAGAAAATGAAGATCGGACAAAGTGTAACTGTAGAGGTAGATGCTTTCCCCCATCACAAGTTTGAAGCAAAGGTAGCTTCATTCTCTCCGGCTACAGGTTCACGTTTTGCTTTGCTTCCTCCGGATAATGCCAGTGGTAACTTTGTGAAAGTCGTGCAGCGTGTGCCTGTAAGAATAGAGCTTTCTAATAATGATCCGATGGTGAAAGATCTTCGTCCGGGTATGAACGTGATTGCCGAAGTACATTTTAAAGAATAA
- a CDS encoding DHA2 family efflux MFS transporter permease subunit, whose translation MSLLESDSLVEYGARRVIITITVIFCALLEVIDTTIVNVALNEMGGNLGCTTAEVSWVITAYAIGNVIVMPMTSWLSQQFGRRNYFAASIILFTICSFLCGNATSINELILFRLLQGIGGGALLVTSQTIITESFPLAERGMAQAIYGLGVIVGPTLGPPLGGYIVDHYSWPYIFYINIPIGIIATILTIQFVKSPKYAEKTAAKDIDWWGIILLAIGIGSLQFVLEKGQEEDWFSSESIVICSVLAVFGFFFFIWRESVYKNPIVSFKVLKNFNLRIGTILSFVLGFGLFGSTFIVPLYTQSILGWTATQAGLLMVPASLATAFMMPIMGATLKKGFPAQYLVAIGMFLFFTYSFWAFSILSPHTSGDDFFWPLVTRGVGLALLFMPITNLSLSGLKGQEIGQGAAFTGLMRQLGGSFGIAIINTFIVRKSVQHRSDVVSHLSVDGGSAMDRVHQMQQSFAVKGFSTEEALAKGYKLMDLGITKQAMVLSYMDAFLYLGILFLVCVPFVLILLRKNKGANVDLSSAH comes from the coding sequence ATGTCCTTATTAGAGTCAGACTCACTGGTGGAGTATGGGGCCCGACGGGTTATCATAACTATTACCGTAATATTTTGCGCTCTTCTGGAAGTGATAGATACAACCATTGTAAATGTTGCCCTCAATGAAATGGGAGGAAACCTTGGTTGTACTACCGCTGAGGTCAGCTGGGTAATCACTGCCTATGCTATAGGTAACGTAATCGTAATGCCTATGACCAGCTGGCTGTCCCAGCAGTTTGGAAGAAGAAACTACTTTGCAGCTTCAATTATTCTCTTTACTATTTGTTCTTTTCTTTGTGGAAATGCAACTTCTATTAATGAGCTTATTTTATTCCGCTTATTACAGGGTATTGGTGGAGGTGCTTTGCTTGTTACTTCACAGACGATCATTACAGAAAGCTTTCCATTAGCGGAAAGAGGAATGGCCCAGGCTATTTACGGTCTTGGTGTAATTGTCGGTCCTACTTTAGGTCCTCCGCTTGGTGGATATATAGTGGATCATTATTCATGGCCATATATTTTCTATATCAATATACCAATTGGAATTATTGCTACAATACTGACCATTCAGTTTGTAAAGAGTCCTAAATATGCGGAGAAGACAGCAGCAAAGGATATCGACTGGTGGGGAATTATACTTCTTGCTATCGGAATCGGCTCTCTTCAATTTGTGTTGGAGAAAGGGCAGGAAGAAGATTGGTTTAGTAGCGAAAGTATCGTTATCTGCAGTGTGTTGGCTGTATTTGGATTCTTTTTCTTTATCTGGAGAGAAAGTGTATATAAAAATCCGATCGTTTCATTTAAAGTATTGAAAAACTTCAATCTGAGGATAGGAACCATACTATCATTTGTGCTCGGCTTTGGCTTATTCGGATCAACATTTATTGTTCCTTTATATACACAGTCAATATTGGGCTGGACGGCCACGCAGGCTGGACTTCTGATGGTGCCTGCATCTCTTGCGACTGCATTCATGATGCCGATTATGGGAGCCACGCTGAAAAAAGGATTTCCTGCTCAATATCTCGTTGCTATAGGTATGTTCCTGTTCTTTACTTATAGCTTTTGGGCATTTTCGATATTGTCTCCGCATACATCGGGTGATGATTTCTTTTGGCCACTTGTAACGAGAGGAGTTGGTCTGGCATTGTTATTTATGCCAATTACAAATTTATCTTTATCCGGATTAAAAGGTCAGGAGATAGGGCAGGGAGCGGCATTTACAGGATTGATGAGACAGTTAGGTGGATCATTCGGGATTGCAATTATTAATACTTTTATCGTAAGAAAAAGTGTTCAGCACCGTTCTGATGTTGTATCTCATTTAAGTGTAGATGGTGGAAGTGCGATGGATAGAGTTCATCAGATGCAGCAGAGTTTTGCAGTAAAAGGCTTTTCAACAGAAGAAGCACTTGCTAAAGGTTACAAACTGATGGACCTCGGAATAACCAAGCAGGCTATGGTTTTATCTTATATGGATGCCTTCCTTTATCTTGGAATTCTTTTCCTTGTATGTGTTCCCTTTGTATTGATATTGTTAAGAAAAAATAAAGGCGCCAATGTGGACTTGTCCAGCGCCCACTAA
- a CDS encoding SRPBCC family protein, whose protein sequence is MKGSECQMLIRKPADKVFEAFIDPDITKNFWFTHGSGKLEVGKTVTWKWEMYGVSTKVVAKEIVPAKKIIIEWDEPATTVDFDFKTLSDSSTYVTIKHFGFDKTGDELLEAIKDSTGGFTTVLDGLKAYLEHNIKLNLIADKFPAEVMNHGK, encoded by the coding sequence ATGAAAGGTTCCGAATGTCAAATGCTCATAAGAAAGCCCGCTGATAAAGTATTTGAAGCTTTTATTGATCCGGATATTACAAAGAATTTCTGGTTCACTCATGGAAGTGGTAAGCTGGAAGTGGGCAAGACTGTAACATGGAAATGGGAGATGTATGGAGTGTCTACTAAAGTGGTAGCTAAAGAGATTGTGCCCGCCAAAAAGATCATAATAGAATGGGATGAGCCGGCAACAACTGTAGATTTTGATTTTAAAACCCTAAGTGACAGTTCTACTTATGTCACCATTAAACACTTTGGTTTTGATAAAACCGGAGATGAATTACTCGAGGCTATCAAAGACTCAACAGGGGGCTTTACGACAGTACTGGACGGACTTAAGGCTTATCTGGAACATAATATCAAACTTAATCTGATTGCAGATAAATTTCCCGCAGAAGTTATGAATCATGGGAAATAA
- a CDS encoding iron chaperone: MEAHKFTTVDEYISTFPQEIRPILEKMRHTISKAAPKAEEVISYNMPAFKLNGMLVYYAGYKKHIGFYPTASGIAEFADELTDYKTSKGAIQFPIDKPLPIGLITRIVKFRVAENNEKALAKKKK; this comes from the coding sequence ATGGAAGCTCACAAGTTCACAACAGTTGATGAATATATAAGTACATTTCCTCAGGAAATAAGACCTATACTTGAGAAAATGAGACATACTATTAGCAAAGCTGCTCCCAAAGCAGAAGAGGTTATCAGTTATAATATGCCTGCTTTTAAATTAAACGGAATGTTGGTCTATTATGCAGGTTATAAAAAGCATATAGGGTTTTATCCTACAGCCTCTGGGATTGCAGAGTTTGCAGATGAACTGACAGATTATAAAACCTCAAAAGGAGCGATACAATTCCCCATTGATAAGCCATTGCCAATTGGGTTGATAACAAGGATTGTTAAATTCAGAGTTGCGGAGAATAATGAAAAAGCACTTGCGAAGAAGAAAAAGTAA
- a CDS encoding 2-hydroxymuconate tautomerase family protein, with amino-acid sequence MPYVNIKITNENVTSQQKAELIEGVTELLKIVLNKNPETTVVVIDEVSTDNWGIGGQQVTERRKQGK; translated from the coding sequence ATGCCATACGTCAATATAAAAATTACAAATGAAAATGTGACATCACAACAGAAAGCGGAGTTAATCGAAGGTGTCACAGAGTTACTTAAGATTGTTCTTAATAAAAACCCTGAGACAACAGTTGTTGTCATTGATGAAGTATCGACAGATAACTGGGGAATAGGTGGGCAGCAGGTCACAGAGAGACGAAAGCAAGGGAAATAA